In the genome of Pan troglodytes isolate AG18354 chromosome 15, NHGRI_mPanTro3-v2.0_pri, whole genome shotgun sequence, one region contains:
- the L3HYPDH gene encoding trans-3-hydroxy-L-proline dehydratase produces the protein MESALAVPPLPPHDPGTPVLSVVDMHTGGEPLRIVLAGCPEVSGPTLLAKRRYMRQHLDHVRRRLMFEPRGHRDMYGAVLVPSELPDAHLGVLFLHNEGYSSMCGHAVLALGRFALDFGLVPAPAAGTREARVNIHCPCGLVTAFVACEDGRSHGPVRFHSVPAFVLATDLMVDVPGHGKVMVDIAYGGAFYAFVTAEKLGLDICSAKTRDLVDAASAVTEAVKAQFKINHPDSEDLAFLYGTILTDGKDAYTKEPTTNICVFADEQVDRSPTGSGVTARIALQYHKGLLELNQTRAFKSSATGSVFTGKAVREAKCGDFKAVIVEVSGQAHYTGTASFIVEDDDPLRDGFLLK, from the exons ATGGAGAGCGCGCTGGCGGTGCCCCCGCTGCCCCCGCATGATCCAGGAACGCCGGTGCTGTCGGTGGTGGACATGCACACGGGCGGCGAGCCCTTGCGTATCGTGCTGGCGGGGTGTCCGGAGGTGTCTGGGCCCACCCTGCTGGCCAAGCGGCGCTACATGCGCCAGCACCTTGACCACGTGCGGCGACGGCTCATGTTCGAGCCCCGAGGGCACCGGGACATGTACGGGGCGGTCCTAGTCCCGAGCGAGCTGCCGGACGCGCATCTCGGCGTCCTGTTCCTGCACAACGAGGGCTACAGCTCCATGTGCGGCCACGCAGTGCTGGCGCTGGGCCGCTTCGCTTTGGACTTCGGGCTTGTGCCGGCGCCCGCTGCGGGCACCCGCGAGGCCCGCGTCAACATCCACTGCCCCTGCGGGCTGGTGACCGCCTTCGTGGCATGCGAGGACGGCCGCAGCCACGGACCGGTGCGCTTCCACAGCGTCCCGGCCTTCGTGCTGGCCACAG ATCTCATGGTGGATGTTCCTGGACATGGAAAGGTGATGGTGGACATTGCATATGGCGGTGCATTTTATGCATTTGTTACTGCTGAAAAGTTAGGACTAGACATTTGTTCTGCAAAGACCAGGGACCTTGTGGATGCAGCGAGTGCAGTGACAGAGGCAGTGAAAGCTCAG TTTAAAATTAATCATCCTGATAGCGAAGACCTTGCCTTTTTATATGGAACTATATTAACAGATGGAAAAGATGCTTATACCAAGGAACCAACCACCAACATTTGTGTTTTTGCAGATGAACAG GTTGACAGAAGTcccactggctcaggagtgacaGCCCGAATTGCCTTACAGTATCACAAAGGGCTTCTGGAACTGAACCAGACGAGAGCCTTCAAAAGCAGTGCAACTGGCTCAGTATTCACAGGGAAAGCTGTGAGG GAAGCGAAATGTGGTGATTTTAAAGCTGTTATAGTGGAAGTATCAGGACAAGCCCATTACACGGGTACAGCAAGCTTTATAGTAGAAGATGACGACCCACTGAGAGATGGATTTCTTCTCAAGTGA